GGCGTTCGGCGCAAGACGGCCGAGCACATGCAGCAGGCGTGGACGATCCCGCACGTCACCAATCACGATCGTGCCGACATCACCAACCTGGAGGCGTTGCGCAAGCAGTTCTCCAAGCAGGTGGAGCTGGCCGGGGGCAAACTGACGATGACTGCCATCGCGGTGAAGATCGTGGCCTCGGCGCTCAAGTCCTTTCCGCAATTCGGCGCCAGCCTGGACCTCGCCAAGCAGGAGGTCGTTTACAAGGATTATGTGCACGTCGGCGTCGCGGTCGATACCGAACGTGGGCTGCTGGTGCCGGTGATCCGCGATGCTGATAAGAAGAACATCATCCAGATTGCGGTCGAGCTATCGCAACTGGCGGAGCGCGCCCGCGCCCGCAAGCTCGCGCTAGAGGAGATGGAAGGCAGCGTTTTCACCATCACCAACCTGGGCGGGATCGGGGGCACCAGTTTTACGCCCATTATCAATTCGCCGGAAGTGGCGATCCTGGGAATGTCACGCTCGTCCTGGGAGCCGGTGTACGTGGATGAGAAGTTCGAGCCGCGACTGCTGCTGCCGCTGTCCCTTTCCTACGATCACCGCATCATCGACGGCGCAGATGCGGCGCGCTTCCTGCGCTGGCTGTGCGACGCTTTCCAGCAGCCGTTTTTGCTGTCGCTGCAGGGGTAGGACGGCACAGCTCATTCTTGGGGTTGCCTTACCCGTTTCGCTCTCGCTCTCGGAGTGACGGTGGGTAGTCCCGTGCTCCAGCCTATTTGCAATCTCAACCGTCCCCCTGTGACCCTTGACCACCCCATTGTGCTGTTGATCACAGTCTTCCTGTACCCATCAGCGCGAGCATAAACAGTCAGCAACTTTCGAGCTTTGCCCGCCGGTCGGCCCGAGGTGGTGCGGGCGAGGCAGTTTCACACCAAAGGACGGATTTCCATGAGCAGATCCAAAGTTACAATCGATGGCAATGAGGCAGCCGCCTACGTTGCTCATAAGATCAACGAGGTGATCGCCATCTATCCCATTACTCCCTCGTCTCCCATGGGTGAGTGGTCGGATCAGTGGTCTTCCGAGGAACAGCCCAACATCTGGGGCAGCGTGCCGCTGGTAATCGAGATGCAAAGCGAAGGCGGAGCCTCGGGCGCCCTGCACGGCGCTCTGCAGGCGGGATCATTGGCCACCACGTTCACCTCCGCCCAGGGCCTGCTCTTGATGATTCCCAACATGTACAAGATCGCCGGCGAGCTCACGCCCACGGTGATGCACGTGGCGGCGCGCTCGATCGCTGCCCAGGCGCTCTCGATCTTTGGTGATCATCAGGATGTGATGGCGGTTCGCCAGACGGGATGGGGCATCATCGCTTCCAACTCTGTTCAGGAGGTGATGGATTTCGCGCTCATCACCCAGGCAGCGGCGCTGGAATCGCGACTTCCCTTCGTGCATTTCTTTGATGGTTTCCGTACTTCGCACGAAGTCGCCAAAGTCGAAGAGCTGGATGTGGAAGACCTGCGGGCATTGATTTCCGACGATCTCGTCCGCGCGCATCGCGCTCGCGCACTGTCGCCAGATCGCCCCATGCTGCGCGGCACGGCGCAAAATCCCGACGTTTACTTCCAGGCGCGCGAGACGGTGAATCCCTTTTATCTCGCCGCTCCAACCATCGTGCAGGGCGCGATGGATAAGTTTGCCCAGGTGGTCGGCCGTCAATATCACCTCTTCGACTACGTGGGCGCTGCGGATGCGGAGCGCGTGCTGGTGCTGATGGGCTCAGGTGCAGAAGTTGCCGAAGAGACAGTGCAGCACCTCACCGCCAAGGGCGATAAGGTTGGCGTGATTAAGGTTCGCCTCTACCGGCCGTTTTCGGTGGAGCACTTCATCCAGGCACTGCCCGCGACCACAAAGTCAATCGCGGTTCTCGACCGTACC
Above is a genomic segment from Terriglobales bacterium containing:
- a CDS encoding pyruvate:ferredoxin (flavodoxin) oxidoreductase, producing the protein MSRSKVTIDGNEAAAYVAHKINEVIAIYPITPSSPMGEWSDQWSSEEQPNIWGSVPLVIEMQSEGGASGALHGALQAGSLATTFTSAQGLLLMIPNMYKIAGELTPTVMHVAARSIAAQALSIFGDHQDVMAVRQTGWGIIASNSVQEVMDFALITQAAALESRLPFVHFFDGFRTSHEVAKVEELDVEDLRALISDDLVRAHRARALSPDRPMLRGTAQNPDVYFQARETVNPFYLAAPTIVQGAMDKFAQVVGRQYHLFDYVGAADAERVLVLMGSGAEVAEETVQHLTAKGDKVGVIKVRLYRPFSVEHFIQALPATTKSIAVLDRTKEPGSAGEPLYTDVVTALSEAFANGKAPFQAYPRVIGGRYGLSSKEFTPAMLKGVFDELAKPQSKNHFTIGIIDDVTHTSLEFDPKFSTEDPKTVRALFYGLGADGTVGANKNSIKIIGEDTENYAQGYFVYDSKKSGSLTTSHLRFGPRP